In the genome of Chrysemys picta bellii isolate R12L10 chromosome 19, ASM1138683v2, whole genome shotgun sequence, one region contains:
- the SLC13A2 gene encoding solute carrier family 13 member 2 isoform X2: MALFWCMEVLPLGVTALFPVVLFPLMNIMDSTKVCMEYLKDTNMLFIGGLMVAIAVEHWNLHKRIALRVLLIVGVRPALLIMGFMSVTAFLSMWISNTATTAMMIPIAQAVLQQLHKSEQETSPVGPVAGSINKAFELQEVPDKSDASQETQKQDNGHVLTVEEEEKLKDLKQLEEEKHLTFCKGMSLSVCYAASIGGIATLTGTTPNLVMKGQMDELFPGNNNVVNFASWFMFAFPTMILLLALSWIWLQIMFLGFDFRKNFGCGANASMKAKQKMAYRVIKDEHKKLGPMRFSEIAVTVLFLLLVVLWFTRDPGFMPGWATNVFNKNGESYVTDATVVIFISLLMFLIPSEIPTYLWHNRAQQAPQQDSTRQIPVLPALLDWKTVNQKMPWNIVILLGGGFALAKGSEESGLSVWLGSKLTPLQNIPSPAIALLLCLLVATFTECTSNVATTTLFLPILASMAQAICLNPLYVMLPCTLSASLAFMLPVATPPNAIAFSYGQLKVIDMAKAGSVLNILGVLTIMLAINTWGYPLFNLNKFPVWANSTSAASCY; this comes from the exons ATGGCGCTGTTTTGGTGTATGGAAGTCCTGCCATTGGGTGTTACTGCCCTCTTTCCTGTCGTGCTATTCCCGCTCATGAACATAATGGATTCGACTAAA GTCTGTATGGAGTATCTGAAGGACACCAACATGCTCTTCATTGGGGGGCTGATGGTGGCCATTGCTGTTGAACACTGGAACCTACACAAGCGCATCGCCCTGCGGGTCTTGTTAATCGTTGGGGTCAGACCAGCCCT GCTAATTATGGGCTTCATGTCTGTGACTGCATTCCTGTCCATGTGGATTAGCAATACTGCCACCACTGCCATGATGATACCAATAGCCCAAGCTGTACTGCAGCAGCTGCACAagtcagagcaggagaccagtcCAGTGGGGCCTGTGGCTGGGAGCATCAACAAAGCCTTTGAGCTGCAGGAGGTGCCAGATAAATCAGATGCCTCTCAAGAGACCCAAAAACAAG ATAACGGACATGTGCTCACAGTGGAGGAAGAAGAGAAACTGAAAGATCTGAAGCAGCTGGAAGAGGAGAAGCACCTGACATTTTGCAAGGGAATGAGCCTCTCTGTTTGTTATGCGGCCAGTATTGGAGGGATCGCAACCTTGACTGGTACTACCCCCAACCTGGTGATGAAGGGACAGATGGATGA GCTCTTTCCTGGCAATAACAATGTGGTGAACTTCGCTTCCTGGTTCATGTTTGCTTTCCCTACCATGATACTGTTGCTGGCTCTTTCCTGGATTTGGCTCCAGATAATGTTCTTGGGATTTGA CTTTCGGAAGAATTTTGGTTGCGGAGCTAATGCGTCTATGAAGGCAAAGCAGAAAATGGCTTACAGGGTTATCAAGGATGAGCACAAGAAGCTGGGCCCCATGAGATTTTCAGAGATAGCTGTCACAGTCCTCTTCTTATTATTGGTGGTGCTTTGGTTTACCAGAGACCCTGGGTTCATGCCAGGCTGGGCAACTAATGTCTTCAACAAGAATGGCGAAAG TTATGTGACTGATGCGACAGTTGTCATCTTCATTTCACTTCTGATGTTCCTAATCCCTTCAGAGATCCCCACCTATCTATGGCATAATAGGGCTCAGCAAGCGCCACAACAAG ATAGCACAAGGCAGATTCCAGTGCTCCCTGCTCTCTTGGACTGGAAGACGGTTAATCAGAAGATGCCCTGGAACATTGTGATTTTGCTGGGAGGTGGCTTTGCCCTGGCCAAAGGCAGTGAG GAATCTGGTTTGTCTGTATGGTTAGGTAGCAAACTGACCCCTTTGCAGAATATCCCATCTCCTGCTATTGCTTTGCTGTTATGTCTCCTGGTGGCCACTTTCACCGAATGCACCAGTAATGTGGCTACCACCACCCTCTTCCTTCCTATACTGGCTTCCATG GCTCAAGCCATCTGCCTCAATCCGCTCTACGTCATGCTGCCATGCACACTCTCCGCATCATTGGCATTCATGCTCCCAGTGGCTACTCCTCCCAATGCCATTGCCTTCTCCTATGGACAGCTCAAGGTTATTGACATG